In Pedobacter sp. SL55, the following proteins share a genomic window:
- a CDS encoding Dabb family protein — translation MENIEVVKNFHVGTPAPIERAVVDTTYTFSLILFFEDLAAHDVYQVHPIHKAFLEEFRVFFEKVIIYDAN, via the coding sequence TTGGAAAACATTGAAGTTGTAAAAAATTTCCACGTAGGTACACCTGCGCCAATTGAACGTGCGGTAGTAGACACTACTTATACTTTTAGCTTGATCTTATTTTTTGAAGATTTAGCAGCACATGATGTTTATCAAGTACACCCAATTCATAAAGCCTTTTTAGAAGAATTTAGAGTTTTCTTCGAAAAAGTGATCATTTACGATGCGAATTAA
- a CDS encoding DUF5017 domain-containing protein, whose product MMKKLYLLPMLLVSLFGCNKKEVIVLDFDVKPEKSSYKVGEPVNFLITGNPDQILFYSGAEGQKYVYKDRTQAQSDNITLEFATNRRYGSDAQQPQSLRIMASQTFAGTYTTAGVNPADWTDITSAFTLSGIQSTDLAYVSSGVVNLTTLASLGFTLDKAKPIYFAFKYTGTTGTTQPRWWVNKFDIKTTTTDGQVLPVANITTAGFTSVKVLATSPVSWTFGTDNILKYQGGAGTVGSNQVWAISGGLSLTKVQPDKGIALKNMSTRMDSYQNTYTAAGTYTVTFVASNVNVYGESKTIKEVQVTIVP is encoded by the coding sequence ATGATGAAGAAACTATATCTACTCCCGATGTTGCTGGTTAGCTTATTCGGTTGTAATAAAAAAGAAGTTATTGTACTTGATTTTGATGTAAAGCCAGAGAAATCGAGTTATAAAGTTGGAGAACCAGTTAATTTTTTAATTACTGGTAACCCAGATCAAATATTGTTTTACTCTGGTGCCGAAGGACAAAAATACGTGTACAAGGATAGGACACAAGCCCAAAGCGATAACATTACCTTAGAGTTTGCTACCAACAGACGCTACGGTTCTGATGCGCAACAGCCACAGTCGTTAAGGATAATGGCCTCGCAAACTTTCGCAGGTACCTACACTACAGCAGGTGTAAATCCAGCAGACTGGACAGATATTACCTCGGCCTTTACCTTGTCGGGTATCCAATCTACAGATTTGGCTTATGTATCTTCTGGCGTAGTAAATTTAACTACATTAGCTAGTTTGGGCTTTACTTTAGATAAGGCAAAGCCGATTTATTTCGCCTTCAAATACACAGGTACAACTGGTACAACGCAACCACGTTGGTGGGTAAATAAATTCGATATCAAAACCACTACCACAGATGGTCAGGTACTTCCCGTTGCGAACATTACAACTGCCGGTTTTACTTCGGTAAAGGTATTAGCCACATCGCCCGTTAGTTGGACTTTTGGGACAGACAACATCTTGAAATACCAAGGCGGTGCTGGTACGGTAGGTAGCAATCAGGTGTGGGCCATTTCTGGTGGATTATCTTTAACTAAAGTACAACCAGATAAAGGAATAGCACTAAAAAATATGAGTACCCGAATGGATAGTTACCAAAATACCTATACAGCGGCAGGTACCTATACGGTAACCTTTGTGGCTTCGAATGTAAACGTTTATGGCGAAAGCAAAACCATTAAAGAAGTACAAGTAACCATTGTGCCCTAA
- a CDS encoding winged helix-turn-helix transcriptional regulator — protein MADNKKRSDCPISSSLEVWGDKWSLLIVRDLMFAKQCTYGDFLKSGEKIATNILASRLQTLEENGIITKSDHPDSKAKVLYQLTQKGIDLLPLMVEINLWAEKYYDLPADRKASLTEVKKDKEGFIKRMAEDLEKSSS, from the coding sequence ATGGCTGATAATAAAAAAAGATCTGATTGTCCAATTAGTAGTTCTCTTGAGGTTTGGGGAGATAAATGGTCGCTGTTGATTGTGAGGGACTTAATGTTTGCAAAACAATGTACTTATGGCGATTTTTTAAAATCAGGGGAAAAGATTGCCACCAATATTTTAGCCTCCCGACTACAAACGCTGGAAGAAAACGGAATTATTACAAAGTCGGACCATCCGGACAGTAAAGCGAAAGTTTTATACCAACTCACACAAAAAGGAATTGATTTATTGCCTTTAATGGTTGAAATAAACTTATGGGCCGAAAAATATTATGATTTGCCTGCCGACAGAAAGGCAAGTTTAACCGAGGTAAAAAAGGATAAAGAAGGGTTTATAAAAAGGATGGCTGAAGACTTAGAGAAAAGTAGTAGTTAA
- a CDS encoding glycoside hydrolase family 88 protein: MIKQISSGFKNTKFAALAALFLTTATANAQMIKKDFEVADKQYKMMLETQHDLTSFPRSTDENGEVKGVGVFDWTGGFFPGVMWYIYEYTKNPTWKATATKWTEALEKGKDLDQHHDIGFVMYCSYGNAVRLEKDPAKIKAYQDILIHSAKTALTRFDPKVGLIKSWNTKASWDGKTVWQYPVIIDNMMNLEMLCYVSKITGDPIYKNVAISHAENTMKNHFRKDFSTYHVVDYDPETGKVLHQQTNQGYSDNSTWARGQGWAIYGFTMMYRETGDKRFLQTAKKAADFYLNHANLPKDKIPYWDFNVGQKGYQPDWETAGRINLKEIPRDASAGALVASGLLELSAYVTGKQKQFYFKNAEIMLQSLSSDKYLAKPGTNAGFILKNSVGSFPHNFEVSTPLVYADYYFLEALLRYQKAVN; this comes from the coding sequence ATGATTAAACAAATAAGTTCGGGCTTTAAAAATACAAAGTTCGCTGCCTTAGCTGCCTTATTTTTAACCACTGCCACCGCAAATGCGCAAATGATTAAAAAAGATTTTGAAGTGGCAGACAAACAGTATAAAATGATGCTAGAAACACAGCATGATTTAACTAGTTTCCCTAGAAGTACAGACGAAAATGGCGAAGTTAAAGGCGTAGGCGTATTCGATTGGACGGGAGGCTTTTTTCCAGGGGTAATGTGGTATATTTACGAATACACTAAAAATCCAACTTGGAAAGCTACTGCAACCAAATGGACAGAGGCCTTAGAAAAAGGGAAAGATCTTGACCAGCATCACGATATTGGTTTTGTAATGTACTGTTCTTATGGCAATGCCGTAAGGTTAGAGAAAGACCCAGCAAAAATTAAAGCTTACCAAGATATCCTCATCCATTCGGCAAAAACGGCCTTAACACGTTTTGATCCAAAGGTTGGATTAATCAAATCTTGGAACACCAAAGCCTCTTGGGATGGGAAAACGGTATGGCAATATCCTGTGATTATTGATAACATGATGAATTTGGAAATGCTTTGCTATGTTTCTAAAATTACGGGAGATCCTATATATAAAAATGTAGCCATTAGTCATGCAGAAAATACCATGAAAAACCATTTCAGGAAAGATTTTAGCACTTACCATGTGGTAGATTACGATCCTGAAACAGGCAAAGTGCTGCACCAACAAACTAATCAAGGCTATTCGGATAATTCTACTTGGGCTAGGGGACAAGGCTGGGCTATATATGGTTTTACCATGATGTATAGAGAAACTGGCGACAAACGTTTTTTACAAACAGCTAAAAAGGCAGCCGATTTTTACCTTAACCATGCCAATTTACCTAAAGATAAAATTCCCTATTGGGATTTTAACGTAGGCCAAAAAGGTTATCAGCCCGATTGGGAAACAGCAGGTAGAATAAACCTGAAGGAAATCCCTCGTGATGCTTCGGCAGGTGCTTTAGTGGCTTCTGGTTTGTTAGAGTTAAGTGCTTATGTAACAGGCAAGCAAAAACAGTTTTACTTCAAAAACGCAGAAATTATGTTACAATCGCTTTCTAGCGATAAGTATTTGGCCAAACCTGGTACCAACGCAGGTTTTATCTTGAAAAACTCCGTAGGCAGCTTTCCACATAATTTTGAGGTAAGTACGCCTCTGGTTTATGCCGATTATTATTTTTTAGAAGCCTTGTTAAGATATCAGAAAGCAGTAAATTAG
- a CDS encoding glycoside hydrolase family 3 N-terminal domain-containing protein, translated as MKKIALSLAAVFIGASCLAQNSKIYKKDWIDLNKNGKKDVYEDPSRPTKERVADLISQMNLNEKTAQMATLYGYKRILKDSLPTSSWKNEIWKDGIANIDEHLNGFINWNLVETKLDLVTDVKRHVWAMNETQRFFIEQTRLGIPVDFSNEGIRGIEAYQATGFPTQLNMGMTWNRSLVRAMGQITGKEARALGYTNVYAPILDVARDQRWGRLEEVYGEDPYLTARLGVEMAKGIQEMGAASTPKHFAVYSANKGAREGLARTDPQVSPREVEDVLLYPFKKVIKEANIMGIMSSYNDYNGIPVTGSSYWLTDRLRTEMGFTGYVVSDSDALEYLYNKHQVAANLKEAVYQAFTAGLNVRTTFRRPDSIIIFLRELVNEKRIPIETINSRVADVLSVKFRLGLFDSPYVKDADASKKLVNSAANQQVALQASLESIVLLKNTKNALPLAKTGLKVAVIGPNAADADYAHAHYGPLMSSSVNILEGIKQKIGAQNVTYAKGSELIDKNWPNSEILPEEPNAEELALINEAVATAKNSDVVVLAIGGNTKTAGENKSRTSLDLPGHQLALVKAIHQTGKPYVVVLIGSQPMSINYVDLHAPAIIYAGYPGVKGGLAVADVLFGDYNPGGKLTLTFPKSVGQLPLNFPTKPNAQTDEGETARVKGLLYPFGHGLSYTTFSYENLSVNNKLNQNGKVEVTLDIKNAGTKDGDEVVQLYIRDVLSSVTTYEKLLKGFERVKLKAGETKKVSFTLVPDDLMLWNREMKQVVEPGDFKVMVGSSSEDIRQTAVFTVQ; from the coding sequence ATGAAGAAAATAGCCTTATCCCTCGCTGCCGTATTTATCGGTGCATCTTGTTTAGCACAAAACAGCAAAATTTATAAAAAAGATTGGATCGATCTGAATAAAAACGGCAAGAAAGATGTTTATGAAGATCCATCACGCCCCACAAAAGAACGTGTTGCCGATCTCATTTCGCAAATGAACCTGAATGAGAAGACCGCTCAAATGGCAACTTTATATGGATACAAGCGAATTTTGAAAGATTCGCTACCTACATCCTCATGGAAAAATGAAATTTGGAAAGATGGCATCGCTAATATAGACGAACATTTGAATGGTTTTATCAATTGGAACTTGGTTGAAACTAAATTAGATCTGGTAACCGATGTGAAACGTCACGTTTGGGCAATGAACGAAACGCAACGTTTTTTCATAGAGCAAACCCGTTTAGGCATTCCAGTAGATTTTTCTAACGAAGGCATTAGAGGCATTGAAGCCTATCAGGCTACAGGTTTTCCTACGCAATTAAACATGGGCATGACTTGGAACCGCTCTTTGGTACGTGCCATGGGACAAATTACAGGAAAGGAAGCCAGGGCATTAGGTTACACCAACGTGTATGCACCCATTTTAGATGTGGCAAGAGACCAACGTTGGGGTAGGTTAGAAGAAGTATATGGCGAAGATCCCTACTTAACTGCTCGCTTGGGCGTAGAAATGGCCAAAGGTATTCAAGAAATGGGGGCAGCTTCTACACCCAAACACTTTGCGGTTTACAGTGCCAACAAAGGTGCCAGAGAAGGTTTAGCCCGTACCGATCCGCAGGTTTCGCCACGTGAGGTAGAAGATGTGCTGCTTTATCCATTTAAGAAGGTAATCAAAGAGGCAAACATCATGGGCATCATGAGTTCTTATAACGATTATAATGGTATTCCGGTTACGGGAAGTAGTTATTGGCTAACCGATCGTTTGCGTACCGAAATGGGCTTTACTGGATACGTGGTAAGCGATAGCGATGCTTTGGAATATCTTTACAATAAGCATCAAGTTGCAGCAAACTTAAAAGAGGCGGTTTACCAAGCTTTTACTGCTGGGCTTAACGTGCGTACAACTTTTAGAAGACCAGATAGTATCATCATTTTCTTGAGAGAATTAGTGAACGAAAAAAGAATTCCAATCGAAACCATTAATAGTCGCGTAGCGGATGTATTGAGTGTAAAGTTTAGGTTAGGTTTGTTCGATAGCCCTTATGTAAAAGATGCCGATGCAAGTAAGAAGTTAGTCAACAGCGCAGCGAACCAGCAGGTAGCTTTACAAGCATCGTTAGAAAGTATCGTTTTACTAAAAAACACTAAAAATGCATTGCCTTTAGCTAAAACCGGATTAAAAGTTGCCGTTATTGGACCAAATGCTGCCGACGCCGATTATGCACATGCGCATTATGGTCCGCTAATGTCGTCAAGCGTGAATATATTGGAAGGTATTAAACAAAAAATTGGTGCTCAGAACGTGACTTATGCCAAAGGCAGCGAACTGATAGACAAAAACTGGCCAAACAGCGAAATTTTACCTGAGGAGCCAAATGCAGAAGAGCTAGCTTTAATTAATGAAGCAGTAGCAACAGCTAAAAACTCTGATGTGGTAGTATTGGCTATTGGAGGCAATACCAAAACTGCAGGAGAAAATAAAAGTCGTACTTCTTTAGATTTACCAGGACATCAGTTGGCCTTGGTAAAAGCTATCCACCAAACTGGTAAGCCTTATGTGGTGGTGTTAATTGGTTCTCAGCCTATGTCTATCAATTATGTTGATTTGCATGCACCAGCAATTATTTACGCAGGTTACCCGGGTGTAAAAGGTGGTTTGGCAGTGGCCGATGTGTTGTTTGGAGATTATAATCCAGGTGGCAAATTGACGTTGACATTTCCTAAATCTGTTGGGCAGTTGCCGTTAAATTTTCCAACTAAACCCAATGCACAAACGGACGAAGGCGAAACGGCTAGGGTAAAAGGCTTGTTGTATCCCTTTGGTCACGGCTTAAGTTACACTACATTTAGTTACGAAAACCTTTCAGTTAACAACAAACTTAACCAAAACGGAAAAGTAGAAGTAACGCTAGATATCAAAAACGCAGGAACTAAAGATGGAGACGAAGTGGTGCAGTTGTACATTCGCGATGTATTGAGCTCGGTAACTACTTACGAAAAACTTTTGAAAGGCTTTGAGCGTGTTAAGCTAAAAGCAGGAGAAACCAAAAAAGTGAGCTTTACCTTGGTGCCAGATGATTTGATGCTTTGGAACCGAGAGATGAAGCAAGTGGTAGAGCCTGGAGATTTTAAAGTGATGGTGGGCTCTTCATCTGAAGATATTAGGCAAACAGCTGTTTTTACGGTACAATAG
- a CDS encoding SDR family oxidoreductase, protein MKTTGNTIFISGGSAGIGLAIAKKLNAEGNKIIINGRSEERLQAALSHLDGAVAIKGDWAEASERERIAEELKTNHPDVNIIVNNAGIAFAYLLSQDADALEKAQIEMNLNYFSVIHFNQLMMPHLLQKEEAAVVNVSSLAVYGSEKFLPTYCPTKAALHNYTLALRATYEENKNIQVYEVYPPRTDTEFSSYLDGDKGVPAAEVAEELFIGLQNNRFDVPVGETKIYAAAINEAMSKIINQSK, encoded by the coding sequence ATGAAAACAACAGGAAATACCATTTTTATAAGCGGCGGAAGTGCCGGAATAGGTTTAGCAATCGCTAAAAAACTGAATGCCGAAGGCAATAAAATCATCATCAACGGACGTAGTGAAGAACGCTTGCAGGCGGCTTTGTCACACTTAGACGGTGCTGTTGCGATAAAAGGAGACTGGGCAGAGGCATCGGAAAGAGAGCGTATTGCCGAAGAACTGAAAACTAATCATCCCGATGTGAACATCATCGTGAACAACGCAGGAATTGCATTTGCTTACCTGCTTAGTCAGGATGCTGATGCTTTGGAAAAGGCTCAGATAGAGATGAACCTCAATTATTTCTCAGTCATTCATTTCAACCAGCTTATGATGCCTCATCTTCTTCAAAAAGAGGAAGCGGCAGTTGTTAATGTATCTTCTTTGGCCGTATATGGAAGCGAAAAATTTCTACCTACTTATTGTCCAACAAAAGCGGCACTTCATAATTACACCCTAGCTTTAAGAGCTACTTATGAAGAAAATAAAAATATCCAAGTGTATGAAGTATATCCGCCCCGTACCGATACGGAGTTTTCTTCTTATCTTGATGGCGACAAGGGAGTTCCTGCGGCAGAGGTAGCAGAAGAATTGTTTATCGGTTTACAAAACAATCGGTTCGATGTGCCAGTTGGCGAAACGAAAATTTATGCCGCAGCCATTAATGAGGCAATGTCTAAAATTATCAATCAGTCAAAGTAA
- a CDS encoding beta-N-acetylhexosaminidase, which yields MKKIIISVIFLLVGFGASAQEIALIPKPVKAIKQSSEVFSLNQQTQITANKEAQKIAAYLQTELLKHKGIALRNADKASTNYIDLQIKPNAKQALEAYQLSITANKIEIKAAHAQGLFAGVSSLLQLVRQQKVENNQIFIPSWHIEDQPRYAWRGLMLDESRHFFGKEKVKQMLDWMAFYKLNKFHWHLTDQPGWRIEIKKYPKLTVIGGLGTFTDLLAKPQYYTQEEIKEMVSYAAERFIDVIPEIDMPGHATAANKAYPEFSGGGSPKYPEFTFNPGKEGTYQYLTNILKEVDALFPSQMIHIGADEVHFGNQHWNNDAAVQDLMKQKNFKDLPAVEAYFVKRMADSIKSLNNEVLAWDEIVSGNLPAEKTTVFWWRHDKPEILKQAFAKGFNVVLCPRLPLYFDFVQDSAHVVGRKWAGSFVAVQNVYNFPSKEITDLPNASSLIRGIQANIWTEVIVDEQQLDFKLFPRIAALAEAAWTKVETKDLTEFNSRLKKHFELYTADGLYFFNPFNPKASPELLTPAQRKGLLPDNEEQTAREKEKIK from the coding sequence ATGAAAAAGATCATTATATCAGTTATATTTCTACTAGTTGGTTTTGGAGCTAGTGCACAAGAAATTGCACTAATTCCAAAGCCAGTGAAGGCCATCAAGCAATCATCAGAGGTTTTTTCGCTTAATCAGCAAACACAAATCACAGCCAATAAAGAAGCTCAAAAAATTGCAGCTTACTTACAAACCGAGCTGTTAAAACACAAAGGTATAGCTCTGCGCAATGCGGATAAGGCCAGTACGAATTACATTGATTTGCAAATAAAACCCAATGCGAAACAAGCTTTGGAAGCTTATCAGTTATCCATAACAGCCAATAAAATAGAAATTAAAGCGGCGCATGCGCAAGGTTTATTTGCTGGTGTGAGCTCATTGCTTCAGCTCGTAAGGCAGCAAAAAGTAGAAAATAATCAAATTTTTATTCCTTCTTGGCATATAGAAGATCAACCAAGATATGCTTGGCGAGGTTTGATGTTAGACGAATCGAGGCACTTTTTTGGAAAAGAAAAAGTAAAGCAAATGCTAGATTGGATGGCTTTTTACAAGCTCAACAAGTTTCATTGGCATTTAACAGACCAACCCGGATGGCGTATCGAAATTAAAAAATATCCGAAGTTAACTGTAATAGGAGGGTTGGGTACTTTTACCGATCTGCTGGCAAAGCCACAGTATTACACGCAAGAAGAAATTAAGGAGATGGTTAGTTATGCTGCAGAGCGATTTATCGATGTCATTCCAGAGATAGATATGCCTGGCCACGCAACGGCAGCAAACAAAGCCTATCCCGAATTTAGTGGCGGCGGTTCGCCCAAATATCCCGAGTTTACTTTTAATCCGGGTAAGGAAGGTACTTACCAATATCTCACTAACATTTTAAAAGAAGTAGATGCGCTTTTTCCTTCGCAAATGATCCATATTGGGGCAGATGAAGTGCATTTTGGTAACCAACATTGGAATAACGATGCTGCGGTACAAGATTTAATGAAGCAAAAGAATTTTAAAGATTTGCCTGCGGTAGAAGCCTACTTCGTTAAAAGAATGGCAGATAGTATCAAAAGTTTAAACAACGAAGTGTTAGCTTGGGATGAAATTGTAAGCGGTAATTTGCCTGCTGAGAAAACCACCGTTTTTTGGTGGCGACACGATAAACCAGAAATCCTCAAACAAGCCTTCGCAAAAGGATTTAACGTGGTTTTATGCCCACGTTTACCCTTGTATTTCGATTTTGTGCAAGACTCGGCACACGTGGTTGGTCGTAAATGGGCTGGTAGTTTTGTAGCTGTTCAAAATGTTTACAATTTTCCATCCAAAGAAATTACAGATTTGCCCAATGCTTCGTCGTTAATTAGGGGTATACAGGCAAATATTTGGACAGAAGTAATTGTGGACGAGCAGCAGTTAGATTTCAAACTTTTCCCTCGTATTGCCGCATTAGCAGAAGCAGCTTGGACAAAAGTAGAAACTAAGGATCTTACTGAATTCAATAGCAGATTAAAGAAACATTTTGAACTTTATACTGCTGATGGTTTGTACTTCTTTAATCCTTTTAACCCCAAAGCATCGCCAGAGTTGCTCACGCCAGCACAAAGAAAAGGCTTGTTGCCAGATAATGAGGAACAAACGGCACGAGAGAAAGAAAAAATCAAATAA